A window of the Virgibacillus pantothenticus genome harbors these coding sequences:
- a CDS encoding chromate transporter, protein MKLQWNIFIAFFRVGILGYGGGPSSIPLVHKEVVDKYKWMSDEEFGDLLALGNTLPGPIATKLAGYIGYRVSGVLGMLNAVLATTLPTIFLMILLLSSLSSIKGYDWVQGMTAAVIPVVGVMLAVLTWQFIQKAGKGMGWLSTIIMLIAVFILLEILHLHPGILIGALLILAIIKKDGKKEEAPLSERDGDSS, encoded by the coding sequence ATGAAGTTACAATGGAATATTTTTATAGCTTTTTTTCGAGTTGGTATATTAGGCTATGGCGGTGGTCCTAGTTCGATTCCGCTCGTTCATAAAGAAGTAGTTGATAAGTATAAATGGATGAGTGATGAAGAATTTGGTGATTTGTTAGCACTTGGAAATACATTGCCCGGGCCTATTGCTACAAAGCTTGCTGGTTACATTGGTTACCGTGTTTCTGGTGTTCTGGGGATGCTTAATGCTGTATTAGCAACAACCTTGCCTACGATTTTTTTAATGATTTTGTTGCTATCTTCGCTTTCATCCATTAAGGGGTATGATTGGGTACAAGGAATGACAGCAGCAGTTATTCCAGTTGTTGGGGTCATGCTTGCGGTCTTGACATGGCAATTCATTCAAAAAGCTGGTAAAGGTATGGGGTGGCTTTCAACGATAATCATGTTAATTGCCGTCTTCATTTTGTTGGAAATATTGCATCTTCATCCAGGAATTCTCATTGGAGCATTGTTGATTTTGGCAATTATAAAAAAAGATGGTAAAAAAGAGGAAGCTCCCCTTTCTGAAAGAGATGGTGATTCTTCATGA
- a CDS encoding gamma-glutamyltransferase family protein yields the protein MDFFQNQTYPYAVPRQATYAQKGMVATSQPLASQVGLEILKRGGNAIDAAIATAACLTVVEPTSNGIGGDAFALVWTKGKLHGLNASGKSPKKISIEAVKALGYEEMPKYGWVPVTVPGAPGAWAELSKRFGKLPFQEVLQPAITYAREGFPVSPILSRFWKRAYQAYKQHFTDNIFREWFATFAPKGRAPVAGELWHSPNHANTLQKIADSYGESFYQGELAEHIAQFSEQSGGFLTGHDLANYHAEWVEPIHVNYRDYDIWEIPPNGQGIIALQALNILKGFQFVEKDCVETYHKQIEAMKLAFADGQKHITEPPFMRYSVTEMLSEEYGAIRRELIEDHAMQPQAGEPALSGTVYLATADREGNMVSFIQSNYMGFGSGLVVPGTGIALQNRGHNFTMDSSHVNALAGGKRTYHTIIPGFMTKKNQPIGPFGVMGGFMQPQGHVQVIMNTLDFQLNPQAALDAPRWQWMKGKRIEVEGRFPHHIALELAEKGHEVQIQLEPNNFGRGQIIWRNPDTGVLVGGTESRTDGSIAAW from the coding sequence ATGGATTTTTTTCAAAATCAAACATACCCATATGCTGTCCCACGACAAGCTACATATGCACAGAAGGGTATGGTGGCAACCTCACAGCCATTGGCTTCACAGGTAGGTCTAGAGATATTAAAAAGAGGCGGAAATGCCATTGATGCTGCAATTGCAACGGCAGCTTGTCTGACTGTGGTGGAACCAACATCGAATGGGATTGGAGGTGACGCTTTTGCATTAGTTTGGACAAAAGGGAAGCTGCATGGTTTAAATGCTAGCGGGAAATCACCTAAAAAGATCTCCATTGAAGCTGTAAAAGCATTAGGATATGAGGAGATGCCAAAGTATGGCTGGGTTCCGGTTACGGTGCCTGGTGCTCCGGGAGCATGGGCTGAATTATCGAAAAGGTTTGGTAAGCTGCCATTTCAAGAAGTGTTACAGCCTGCTATTACCTATGCTAGAGAGGGTTTTCCGGTATCACCGATATTAAGCAGGTTCTGGAAAAGGGCTTATCAAGCTTATAAGCAGCATTTTACCGACAACATATTTCGAGAATGGTTTGCAACGTTTGCTCCTAAAGGGAGGGCACCTGTAGCTGGTGAATTATGGCATTCACCGAATCACGCTAATACGTTACAAAAAATTGCCGATAGTTATGGCGAATCTTTTTATCAAGGAGAATTAGCAGAGCATATCGCGCAATTTTCTGAACAAAGTGGTGGATTTTTAACTGGGCATGATTTAGCTAATTATCATGCAGAATGGGTGGAGCCAATACATGTTAATTACCGGGACTACGATATTTGGGAAATACCCCCAAATGGTCAAGGGATTATTGCACTTCAGGCACTCAATATTTTAAAGGGATTTCAATTTGTTGAAAAGGATTGTGTAGAGACGTATCATAAGCAAATTGAAGCTATGAAACTTGCATTTGCAGACGGTCAAAAGCATATAACTGAACCTCCATTCATGAGATATTCTGTGACTGAGATGCTAAGCGAGGAATACGGTGCAATTCGTAGAGAATTGATAGAAGATCACGCAATGCAACCACAAGCTGGGGAACCTGCACTTAGTGGCACGGTTTATTTAGCTACGGCTGATCGAGAAGGGAATATGGTATCATTTATACAAAGTAATTATATGGGATTTGGTTCTGGTTTGGTGGTACCAGGAACAGGTATTGCATTGCAAAACCGAGGGCATAATTTTACAATGGATAGCTCTCATGTAAATGCACTTGCTGGAGGTAAACGGACGTATCATACCATTATTCCGGGATTTATGACTAAAAAAAATCAGCCAATTGGTCCATTTGGGGTGATGGGAGGATTTATGCAGCCTCAAGGACATGTCCAGGTTATTATGAATACGCTTGACTTTCAATTGAATCCACAAGCTGCATTGGATGCCCCGCGCTGGCAATGGATGAAGGGTAAGCGAATAGAAGTGGAAGGTCGCTTTCCGCATCATATCGCGTTGGAATTAGCTGAAAAAGGGCACGAGGTTCAGATTCAGCTAGAGCCAAACAACTTCGGAAGAGGGCAAATTATTTGGAGGAACCCAGACACTGGTGTATTAGTTGGTGGAACAGAGTCGAGAACAGATGGCTCGATTGCGGCATGGTAA
- a CDS encoding Lrp/AsnC family transcriptional regulator produces MKLDHIDKKLLAALTEDGRLSYVDLAEKVGLSRVAVKDRIQNLKDQGVIEKFSVVINSEKFGKQVSAFFEVDVEPMQLQEVAQNLADNPQVASIYQMTGPSTLHMHVLVEDFQKLEVFINKELYSVSGITRVESSIILKRFKSRTGFKL; encoded by the coding sequence ATGAAATTGGATCATATTGACAAAAAATTATTAGCAGCTTTAACTGAAGATGGAAGGTTATCATACGTAGATCTTGCAGAAAAAGTTGGGTTATCCCGAGTAGCGGTAAAAGACAGGATTCAAAATTTAAAAGATCAAGGCGTTATTGAGAAGTTTTCCGTTGTGATTAACTCTGAAAAATTTGGCAAGCAAGTTTCGGCTTTTTTTGAAGTAGATGTAGAGCCTATGCAATTACAAGAGGTTGCGCAAAACTTAGCAGATAACCCTCAAGTAGCAAGCATTTATCAAATGACAGGTCCCAGTACATTGCATATGCATGTTCTCGTTGAAGACTTTCAAAAATTAGAAGTTTTTATCAATAAAGAATTATACTCAGTGAGTGGTATTACTCGTGTAGAGAGTTCGATTATTTTAAAACGTTTTAAAAGCAGGACTGGCTTCAAACTGTAG
- a CDS encoding sensor histidine kinase: MFDLLVMMLERLGIIVMIAFLLTRLQFFRNMISQHSLSQSQQYKAMLFFGLFGIIGTYTGLIFNTGTSEIERWRIGIEPDEAIANFRVIGVVVAGLLGGYKIGFGAGIIAGIHRFMLGGYTALSCGIATIIAGIFSGYFHKKQRYHSLPKVFTITATAEIIQMLLILLLSRPFEKNIPLVEVIGLPMVIANGLGGALFMLIIQVVVKEEEKVGASQAQLTLRVADKTLAHLRKGLHEKTAQAACDILYHEMDAIAVSMTNDKEILAHVGLGDDHHKQGNQIQTQITRDTIQSGKLIVASDQQIHCSQENCPLKAVVVAPLKQRGKTIGTLKFYYRSKEDINRLVKEMVSGLAKLLSNQLEIARAEEALQLARESEINALQAQIKPHFLFNTLNTITSLVRIDPMKARQLLVSLSHFLRQNLTVTTEKEITIEQELKHVQAYLDIEQTRFHDRLHVAYHIDESCLQETVPPLILQPIVENAMKHGLKDKKEDAHIHIHISKEGQSIQIAVTDNGKGIQEEQIQLIGKKVVSSSTGTGMALYNINRRLTMKFGEQAQLVIASKINEGTSVQFSIPAREHQTEEES; encoded by the coding sequence ATGTTTGATCTTCTTGTCATGATGCTAGAACGACTCGGCATTATCGTTATGATTGCATTTTTACTAACTCGACTACAATTTTTTCGCAATATGATTTCTCAACACTCCTTAAGCCAAAGCCAACAATATAAGGCGATGCTATTTTTTGGGTTGTTTGGAATAATTGGTACGTATACAGGACTTATTTTTAATACTGGCACTTCCGAAATCGAGCGTTGGCGCATTGGTATTGAACCAGATGAAGCCATTGCAAACTTTAGAGTAATTGGAGTAGTAGTAGCAGGACTTCTAGGTGGGTATAAGATTGGATTTGGAGCAGGAATTATTGCTGGTATCCACCGCTTCATGCTTGGGGGCTATACTGCACTTAGCTGTGGTATTGCTACGATCATAGCAGGTATCTTCTCAGGGTATTTTCACAAAAAACAACGCTATCATTCGTTACCTAAAGTATTTACAATTACAGCAACCGCAGAAATTATTCAGATGTTGCTTATCCTCTTGTTATCAAGACCATTTGAGAAGAACATCCCGCTAGTGGAAGTTATTGGTCTGCCTATGGTTATTGCAAATGGACTTGGTGGAGCACTATTTATGCTTATTATTCAAGTAGTCGTTAAAGAGGAAGAAAAGGTTGGAGCTAGCCAGGCACAATTAACTTTACGTGTTGCTGATAAGACTTTAGCTCACCTAAGAAAAGGACTTCATGAAAAAACAGCTCAGGCCGCCTGTGACATATTGTATCATGAGATGGATGCTATTGCTGTATCAATGACGAATGATAAGGAAATTCTAGCACATGTTGGTTTAGGTGATGACCACCATAAACAAGGAAATCAAATTCAAACACAAATAACGAGAGATACGATTCAATCAGGCAAACTAATCGTTGCCTCCGATCAACAAATTCATTGTAGTCAAGAAAATTGTCCTTTAAAGGCAGTTGTTGTGGCTCCTTTAAAGCAACGCGGAAAAACCATTGGTACGTTAAAATTTTACTATCGTTCCAAGGAGGATATTAATCGCTTAGTAAAGGAAATGGTAAGCGGACTTGCTAAATTGCTAAGCAACCAATTGGAAATTGCTCGAGCGGAAGAAGCTTTGCAATTAGCAAGAGAGTCAGAAATAAATGCACTACAAGCACAGATTAAACCACATTTTCTATTTAATACATTAAATACAATTACCTCGCTTGTGCGAATTGATCCAATGAAAGCAAGACAATTACTTGTATCTCTCTCCCATTTTTTAAGACAAAACTTAACCGTAACGACCGAGAAGGAAATTACGATTGAACAAGAATTAAAGCATGTCCAAGCTTATTTGGATATTGAGCAAACACGTTTCCACGATCGGTTGCACGTCGCCTATCACATTGATGAAAGTTGTTTACAGGAAACCGTTCCTCCATTAATCCTGCAACCTATTGTGGAAAATGCTATGAAACACGGGTTAAAAGACAAAAAGGAAGATGCTCATATTCATATACACATTTCAAAAGAAGGGCAGTCTATCCAAATAGCTGTAACAGATAACGGCAAGGGAATACAAGAAGAACAAATCCAGCTTATTGGCAAAAAAGTTGTTTCATCCAGCACTGGAACAGGGATGGCACTATACAATATTAATCGCCGACTTACTATGAAGTTCGGCGAACAAGCTCAGTTAGTTATTGCTAGCAAAATAAATGAAGGGACGAGTGTTCAATTCTCAATTCCAGCAAGAGAACACCAAACGGAGGAAGAGTCATGA
- a CDS encoding LytR/AlgR family response regulator transcription factor, translating to MKHVIKVLVVDDEKLNREELIYLLATYPNVEIVGQANSGESCIMEAMKKKPDLVFLDVEMPGMNGMETAASLMELRHPPLLVFATAYPQFAVQAFRYEAVDYLLKPYDENQLGQTISRIEKMLVGPEEREQEAANKLGIENEDGVFYADPTEILYVQSVEKQVKIVTKSNTFYTKKTLKDLEKRLNAFHFFRIHKSYLVNLNYVSQLTPWFNGAYNLRIAGRDEPLPVSRNYVKELREQLEL from the coding sequence ATGAAGCATGTAATAAAAGTATTAGTCGTTGATGATGAAAAATTAAACCGGGAAGAGCTGATCTACTTATTGGCTACTTATCCTAACGTAGAAATTGTTGGTCAAGCAAATTCTGGAGAGTCTTGTATTATGGAAGCGATGAAAAAGAAACCTGATCTTGTTTTTCTAGATGTAGAAATGCCTGGAATGAACGGGATGGAAACAGCGGCTTCACTCATGGAGTTGAGGCATCCACCTTTATTAGTATTTGCTACGGCATATCCTCAATTCGCTGTTCAAGCCTTTCGATATGAAGCGGTCGATTATTTATTAAAACCATATGACGAAAATCAGTTAGGGCAAACGATTTCTAGGATTGAAAAAATGTTAGTTGGTCCGGAAGAAAGAGAGCAGGAAGCTGCTAATAAATTAGGCATTGAAAATGAAGATGGCGTCTTTTATGCGGATCCAACTGAAATCCTCTACGTACAAAGCGTAGAGAAACAAGTAAAAATCGTTACCAAATCTAATACATTTTATACCAAAAAAACATTGAAGGATTTGGAAAAACGATTAAATGCCTTTCATTTTTTCCGCATTCATAAGAGTTATTTAGTTAATCTAAATTACGTGAGTCAACTTACTCCCTGGTTTAATGGTGCCTATAATTTACGTATAGCTGGAAGAGATGAGCCTTTACCAGTTAGTAGAAATTACGTAAAAGAATTACGCGAACAGTTGGAGCTTTAA
- a CDS encoding carbon starvation CstA family protein, whose translation MFTFLGGIILLIVGYFTYGKFIEKVFGVRPDRPTPAITKQDGVDYLPLKRNKNAMIELISIAGVGPIFGPIMGALYGPVAFLWIVLGCIFAGAVHDYLTGMISIRNGGAHLPQLAGKFLGKYMKHIVNIFSVLLLLLVGTVFVSSSAGLIFDLVNETIALTALIVIIFGYYILSTMLPIDKLIGKLFPIFGAFLLVGTLALGISLVINQAPIPEVSLTNLHPEKTPIFPLLFLVISCGALSGFHATQSPIIARTTKNEKEARSVFYGMMIVEGIIAMVWAAAAMSLFGETVTLNELINTIGTGGIVSEVGTMMLGSILGSVLVLSIIFLPLSSGDTAFRSARMIIADYFHVSQKKISKRLIIALPLFAISVILTNMDFTLLWRYFSWANQSLAVIALWVASMYLFIAKKNYWVAMLPGIFMTYVTTAYILNAPIGFRIPMNITYILSAAITIGIIALFYKYARQNVKNNMEIEETISVSPSKVA comes from the coding sequence ATGTTTACATTTCTAGGAGGAATTATACTATTAATTGTAGGTTATTTCACATATGGGAAGTTTATTGAAAAGGTTTTCGGAGTACGACCAGATCGACCGACACCAGCTATTACGAAACAGGATGGCGTCGATTACCTGCCACTCAAAAGGAATAAAAATGCCATGATTGAGTTGATTAGTATCGCAGGGGTGGGCCCGATTTTTGGTCCAATTATGGGAGCACTATATGGTCCTGTAGCTTTTCTCTGGATCGTCTTAGGATGTATATTTGCAGGTGCTGTTCACGACTACTTAACAGGGATGATCTCGATTCGTAATGGAGGAGCACATCTTCCGCAGCTCGCCGGTAAATTTTTGGGTAAATATATGAAACACATTGTGAATATATTTTCTGTACTTCTTTTATTATTAGTAGGAACCGTTTTTGTTAGCTCTTCAGCTGGTCTGATTTTTGATTTAGTAAATGAAACTATTGCACTCACTGCACTTATTGTTATCATTTTTGGCTACTATATTCTGTCTACTATGTTACCAATAGACAAACTGATAGGTAAGCTATTTCCTATATTTGGGGCGTTTTTACTTGTTGGAACATTAGCATTAGGAATTAGCCTTGTAATCAACCAAGCACCTATTCCAGAAGTATCATTAACGAATTTGCATCCGGAAAAAACGCCTATCTTTCCATTATTATTTTTAGTTATATCCTGTGGTGCTTTATCTGGCTTTCATGCAACACAATCGCCAATCATTGCTAGAACAACGAAAAATGAAAAAGAAGCAAGAAGTGTTTTTTATGGCATGATGATTGTAGAAGGTATAATTGCTATGGTATGGGCTGCAGCAGCAATGAGCTTATTTGGCGAGACGGTTACACTAAATGAATTAATTAATACGATCGGGACAGGAGGTATTGTAAGTGAAGTAGGTACAATGATGCTTGGTTCTATCTTAGGATCTGTCCTTGTATTATCCATCATTTTTCTTCCGCTTTCATCTGGGGACACAGCATTTCGCAGTGCACGCATGATTATAGCTGATTACTTTCATGTATCGCAAAAGAAAATTTCTAAACGATTGATCATCGCTTTACCATTATTCGCTATCTCAGTTATTCTAACTAATATGGATTTCACTTTGCTTTGGAGATATTTCTCATGGGCCAATCAATCTCTAGCAGTTATCGCATTATGGGTAGCATCGATGTACTTATTTATTGCTAAAAAGAATTATTGGGTGGCAATGTTACCAGGTATTTTTATGACCTATGTTACGACAGCATATATTCTTAATGCGCCAATTGGATTTAGAATACCAATGAACATTACTTATATACTAAGCGCAGCGATAACAATTGGTATTATTGCCTTGTTCTACAAATATGCACGACAAAATGTGAAAAATAACATGGAGA